The Deltaproteobacteria bacterium DNA segment ACAGTTGAGAAATTCCCAACAATTCGCCGGCGGTCTGGCCTCTTTTTCGGAAGGCTCCCTAAACCCTCTTTTGGGCAACAAACTCACAGAAAGGATCTCCTTTGGCCCGGCAGGAAACTTCGTCCGTTTTAAATGCAAAACAGCCTTCCGGGTACTCTTCTCCGTAGAGCAGGTCCATAAAGGCTGCGGCCACCCCCTGGAGCATATAGCATTTTCCGGAATCGGTCAGTCCATAGCGCTTGAGATATCCCGTAGCTTCATAAGAGTCGCTGACCCTTATCACCAATTTTTCATCGGCCAGAATCTCCATCACTTTGAGATCACCCCAACCGAAGGCCTCGGCCATGGCCGTAAACCCATAGATTTGATCTTCCTTTTTTTCTATCATGGGTTGGACGACTTCTTCCCATTCCCAGGAATTTCGAATCCCTTGAAAGGTGGCATAACCGCATTCCTGGGCGGCCTCGACCAAAAGGGTGGCCGCTTCTTTTTTCGGGTCCTTTCCCCAGGCCTTTTCGAACTGAAAGGAAAGCTGGTTATAATAATCGACAAAAAAGAGGGAAAGATAGACGCCGAAGGTGGGAATGATCCCCTTGGCATCCCTTATGCGACTCCCTTCCATAACGGCCTGAACAATTTTAATCCCGTCGATAGGCATGTGCGCCCTCGCTGATCTTGAAATGGCATTGCGGGTCCCCGACCATCTTACAACTCTGCTCTTCCACCCGATAATATCCCAGGGGCCGTTCATAAATCACTTCCAATACCCCGGCGATCCAGCCCCGGACAAAATGACATCCCGGCGCCTCCCGGCGCCCATGTTTGGCCAGCCAGCCGGTCACATGATGGCTGGAGAGACTGATAATACGCCCCCCTTTAGGACTTACCTTTTCAAAGTGGATGATGCCCAGGCCGCAATTTTGATAGAGGGTGGAAAAAAGTTCCAATTTGGATTTAACGGTCCGGAGCCGGTCGAGCTGGCCGAGCAGGGATTGAAAACCGGTGAAACAGGCATTCTCTGCCGCCTGGACCATCAATTCTATCCCTTTTTCTCCCAAATGGTCTTCCAACATTTTTTGAAGATTGATGTTGTAGTGGTGACAATGCATAGCGATGTGAAGCCCGGAGAGGGTGATCCGGGAACCTTCACGGGTAAGTTCACTGCGCCAATCCAGAATCATTTACTGTCCCCATTGGCTATGGTTATTAACGATGGTAAAACGCGAGGGCTGCTAAAACCGAAACCTTTCATCTCTCACTGCTGATACGATCAGGTATTCCTTTATCATAATAATGCTTGAGGTTTTTCATTTCGGTGACCAGGTCGGCTTTTTCCAATATTTTCGGAAGGGCATTCCGCCCGGTCAAGATGAGTTCCATGGCTTCCGGCTTAGAGTCTATGACTTCTATAAGGTCCTGAACAGGGATCAGATTATAGGCCACGGCCACATTCACCTCATCCAGGATAAGGATGTCGCAGGCATTTTTTCTGATTAGCTCTTTGGCGTATTCCAGGGCTTTCCGGGCCAATTGTTTATCCTCGGGGTCCGGGTTAACGGTATTGATAAAGCCATGACGTCCCATGGGAATGATGGTCAACAGAGGAGCCAATAGTTTTGCAGAAACCCGTTCCCCCGATATCTCATGCCCTTTAAGAAATTGTATAATGATCACCTTGCGGCCATGTCCTACGGCCCGCAAGGCCAGCCCTAAGGCCGCCGTGGTCTTTCCCTTTCCGTTTCCGGTATAGACCTGAACCATGCCTCTTGATAGGTTATTCACTTTTTCCATCCCAATACATGTTTTCCAAAATAGGGTTAGGGGATAAACCGGTATAAGGTGTAAGGTTTACGGTGTATGGTTTTCAGGAATCTATAACCCTGAACCTTGGACCTTAGACCTTAGACCTTGGACTTTCACCCGCCCAGCAAGGACTTGGCAATCACCAGACGCTGGATCTCGGAAGTCCCCTCATACAAGGTGGTTACCCGCACGTCCCGGGCCAACCGTTCCACCGGATAATCACCCGTATAGCCGTAGCCGCCCAGCATCTGGACGGCTTTGTAACAGGCCCGGTTGGCCGCCTCCGTAGCCAGAACCTTTCCCATAGAGGCCTCACGGGTGAATGGTTTACCGGATTCTTTCAGAAAAGCGGCACGCAGGATAAGCAGTTGGGCGGCCTCCAATTCGGTATAGGCATCTGCCATCATGCACTGGATGGCTTGAAAGTGGGAAATAGGCTGGCCAAATTGTTCCCGGGTTTTAGTATAATCCACGGCAAAATCCATGGCCGCCCGGCCGATGCCGATGGACAGGGAACCGATACCGATCCTGCCGCCGGCCAATTCCATGAGAGCGATCCGAAAACCGTCGTCTAACGAACCCAGAAGATTTTCTTTGGGGATACGGCAGTTGTCAAAAATAAGCTGGTTGGTGCTGGAGCCTTTCTGTCCCATCTTTTTTTCATCGGCCCCAACGATATAACCGGGGGTACCCTGCTCAACAACAAAGGCGCTGATCCCCTTTCCCTTGGGAGCCATCTTATTGGTCACGGCCCAGACCACCACCACCCCGGCATATTCGGCGCTGGTAATAAAGATCTTCTGCCCGTTGAGGACCCAATCGTTGCCGTCTAATACGGCAGTTGTTTTCATGCCGGCCGGATCCGAACCGGCCCCCGGTTCGGTCAACCCGAAGGCCCCGGCCGTGTATTCTCCGGAACAGAGGCGCGGGATATGCGTATTCTTTATTTCTTCAGTACCGAACTCCAGCAGCACCTCGGCCACCATGTTGGTCACCGACATGGTGGCGGCCGTGGCGGCGCAGCCGGCCCCGATCTCGGTCATAGCCAGGCTGTAAGCCATTACCCCAACCTGGGCACCGCCATAGATCTCGGGGATATTCATGCCCATCAACCCCAGATCGGCCATCTTTTTCAGATTGGCCTTGAGTATGGTCCGGTCCCTGGTTTCATCCAACCGGGCGGCCTGGGGGGCCAATTCGGTCCGTGAAAAATCCCGGCACATGGCCTGGATCATCTTTTGTTCTTCGGTCAGGGCAAAGTCCATTGGATTTCCTTGATTTCGGCGCAAGGCGTAAGGCGCAGGGCGCAGGGCGCACGATTCTTTGTTTATTTATTGTTTTGAGCCTTGGACCTTGTGCCTTAAGCCTTATGCCTATTTGCCTTTAAGGACATTATTAGCAATAACAATCCTCATGATCTCATTGGTGCCTTCATAGATCTGGGTGATCTTGGCGTCCCGCATATGGCGTTCCATGGGGTATTCCCGGCAATAGCCATAACCACCCAGGACCTGGACCCCCTCAACGGCCGCCTGCATAGCAGCATCGGAGGCGTACAGCTTGGCCATGGCCGCCGCCTTCTCATAATGAAGATGATTATCTTCCATCCAGGCGGCCCGTAGGGTCAACAGTTCGGCGGCATCCAACTGGGTAGCCATATCGGCCAGTTTCCACTGAATGGCCTGGAAAGCGGAAATCGGTTGGCCGAATTGTTCCCGGGTTTTGGCATAGTCGACAGCCTCTTCCAGAACTGCCCGGCCGATCCCGATAGCCTGGGAGGCGATGCCGATCCGGCCTCCATCCAGGGTGGTCAGCATCTGTTTAAATCCCTCTCCGGGACTACCCAACAAGGCATCCTTGGGAAGCCGGGCATTATCAAAAATCATCTCGGCTGTACCCGAGGCATTGATCCCCAATTTTTCTTCTACCCGGCCCAAAGAATAGCCCGGGGTGTTTTCCAGGTCTACCACGAAGGTGCTGATCCCCTTATAGCCTTTCTCCTTATCAGTGACCGCGGCCAGGACACAAAACCCGGCCACATTCCCATTGGTAATAAATTTCTTTTCGCCGTTGATGACCCACTCATCACCGTCCAAAACTGCGGTAGTCCGCATGCGGGCCGGGTCCGATCCGGCGCCGGCTTCGGTCAAGCCGAAACAGCCCAATTTTTCCCCGCTGGCCACCGGCGTAAGGTACTTCAATTTTTGTTCGTGGGTCCCGAAGGCCATGACCGGAAAGCAATATAGGGAATTGTTGACCGACATGATTACGCCGGTAGAGGCGCAGGCCTTGGAAATCTCGATCAGGGCCACCACATAGCTGATATAATCCATACCGCCGCCACCGTATTCCTCGGGAACGGCAATTCCCAAAAATTTAAGCTCCGCCAGTTTCTTACAAATCTCGGCCGGATGTTCATGGGTGGCATCCAGACGAGCGGCCACCGGTTTGATCTCGGCCTCGGCAAACCTCCGGGCCATCTCCCGGACCATCTGTTGTTCTTCGGTTAAATTAAAATCCATCTTTTCTCCTTAATGCGAGTTACGTGTTCCGCGTTGCGGGTTGCGGGTTATAAAATCATTTTCCGGAGCCTTCAATCCGAAACTGGCAACGAAATATCACGCCCGCCTGATGAGGATATCGACGAAGTATGAAAATGTTGTTAGTTTTGAACGCGCAACTCGTAACTCGTAACCTGCAACTTTATTTTCTTATTATATTTCCCCCTTAAATTCCGGCTGGCGTTTTTCCAGGAAGGCGGTCAATCCTTCCTTCGCATCGGAACTGGTAAAGGCGATGGCAAAGGCGTCCACTTCCATGGCGCAGCCGTTGCGCAGATCCACATCAAAGCCCCGGTTCATGGCCTGTTTAACGGCCCGAAGGGCCGCCCGGCTTTTGGAGGCCATCAGCTTGGCAGTCTTCTGTGCCTGGCCCATTAATTCTTCAGGCGGAAAGACCTTATTGACCATGCCGATCTCTTTGGCCTGCTGGGCTGTGATCATCTCTCCGGTCAGACACATTTCCTTGGCCAGGCCTTTTCCCACCAGGCGGGCCAGACGCTGGGTTCCGCCGAATCCGGGGATGATCCCGAGATTAATTTCCGGTTGCCCGAATTTAGCCTTTTCCGAGGCATAGATAAAGTCACAGGCCATGGCAATCTCCGTCCCCCCACCCAGGGCGAAACCGTTGACCGCGGCGATAATCGGTATCTCCAAAGCCTCCATGGCAAAAAGGACCTCATGCCCTGAAGCGGAGAAGCGTTTGGCCTCCATAGGGTTCATTTTGGCCATAGTCGCGATATCCGCCCCGGCCACAAAGGCCTTGTCCCCGGTCCCGGTCAGGATAACGGCCCGAACTTCTTTATTTTTGGCAATCTGCCTGAAGGCTTCGCCTAACTCTTCCACCACTTCGGGATTCAAGGCATTCAAGGCCTTGGGACGATTAATGGAGATGGTAGCAATCCCCTCCTGGATATCCAACAAAATGTTATTAAATGTCATGATCTCTCCTTTCGATTATCTTATAGCTGATAGCGGTCAGCGGTCAGCCAAAAAAAAACAACTTACTAACCCCTCATGCCTCCGTGAAACCTCATGAGATATGAAAAAGAGGTTCTCCGAACTCTGAACTCCGAACTTTTGTCGTGTTTTAGCTGAGTGCTGACCCCTGACCGCTGAAAGCTGTCTTACTTTCTTTCCAAAATCAAAGCCGCTCCCATGCCCCCACCGACACACAGGGTGGCCAGCCCCAGGGCAGACTGTCTTTTGATCATCTCATAAAGCAAGGTTACCAGGATCCTGGCTCCGCTGGCCCCGATGGGATGACCGATGGCAACGGCCCCGCCGTTGACATTGACCTTTTCCGGGTCCCAGCCCATGGCCCGGTTAACGGCCACGGCCTGGGCGGCAAAGGCTTCATTGGCCTCGATGAGATCCAAATCTTTTGCCGAGAGACCGGCTTTCTCCAAGGCCTTTTTAGAGGCCGGAATTGGCCCGGTGCCCATGATCCAGGGGTCCACCCCAGCCGTGGCATAGGAACGGACAAAGGCCAGGGGCTGAAGGCCCATCTCTTTGGCCTTGTCTAAGGACATGACGACAAAGGCAGCGCCCCCGTCATTAATACCCGAGGCGTTGCCGGCCGTCACGGTGCCGTCTTTTTTAAAGGCCGGTTTGAGTTTGGCCAGGTCTTCCAGGGTCGTGGCCCTGGGATGTTCGTCGGTATTAAATAAAATCGGATCCCCTTTTCTCTGGGGAATAGGCACCGGGATGATCTCTTCCTTGAACCGGCCTTCTGCTAAGGCCTTCTGGGCATTTTGCTGACTCCGCAAAGATAAGCGGTCCTGGTCTTCCCGGGTAATGCTGAATTGTTCCGCCACCTTTTCGGCCGTCAGGCCCATATGGACCTGACCAAAGACATCGGTCAACCCGTCATAGATCATCAGATCCACCAATTCCCCATTGCCCATCCTGGCCCCCCAGCGGGCCTGTCTTAAGGCATAAGGGGCCATGCTCATACTTTCCATCCCTCCGGCCACAACGATATCGGCATCGCCTGCTTTGATGGCCTGGGCGGCCATCATGACCGATTTTAGCCCCGAGGCGCAGACCTTGTTGATGGTGGTGGCCGGAACTTCCTGGGGAATACCGGCATGGATCACCACCTGGCGGGCCGGATTCTGACCCAGGCCGGCCTGGAGGACGTTACCCAAAATAACCTCGTCTACCTGGCCCGGAGAAACTTGTGCCCTTTTCAGGGCCTCCTGAACGGCAACAACTCCTAATTTAACGGCCGGTATCTCTTTTAAGGTACC contains these protein-coding regions:
- a CDS encoding cob(I)yrinic acid a,c-diamide adenosyltransferase, which encodes MEKVNNLSRGMVQVYTGNGKGKTTAALGLALRAVGHGRKVIIIQFLKGHEISGERVSAKLLAPLLTIIPMGRHGFINTVNPDPEDKQLARKALEYAKELIRKNACDILILDEVNVAVAYNLIPVQDLIEVIDSKPEAMELILTGRNALPKILEKADLVTEMKNLKHYYDKGIPDRISSER
- a CDS encoding acyl-CoA dehydrogenase family protein yields the protein MDFALTEEQKMIQAMCRDFSRTELAPQAARLDETRDRTILKANLKKMADLGLMGMNIPEIYGGAQVGVMAYSLAMTEIGAGCAATAATMSVTNMVAEVLLEFGTEEIKNTHIPRLCSGEYTAGAFGLTEPGAGSDPAGMKTTAVLDGNDWVLNGQKIFITSAEYAGVVVVWAVTNKMAPKGKGISAFVVEQGTPGYIVGADEKKMGQKGSSTNQLIFDNCRIPKENLLGSLDDGFRIALMELAGGRIGIGSLSIGIGRAAMDFAVDYTKTREQFGQPISHFQAIQCMMADAYTELEAAQLLILRAAFLKESGKPFTREASMGKVLATEAANRACYKAVQMLGGYGYTGDYPVERLARDVRVTTLYEGTSEIQRLVIAKSLLGG
- a CDS encoding acyl-CoA dehydrogenase, translated to MDFNLTEEQQMVREMARRFAEAEIKPVAARLDATHEHPAEICKKLAELKFLGIAVPEEYGGGGMDYISYVVALIEISKACASTGVIMSVNNSLYCFPVMAFGTHEQKLKYLTPVASGEKLGCFGLTEAGAGSDPARMRTTAVLDGDEWVINGEKKFITNGNVAGFCVLAAVTDKEKGYKGISTFVVDLENTPGYSLGRVEEKLGINASGTAEMIFDNARLPKDALLGSPGEGFKQMLTTLDGGRIGIASQAIGIGRAVLEEAVDYAKTREQFGQPISAFQAIQWKLADMATQLDAAELLTLRAAWMEDNHLHYEKAAAMAKLYASDAAMQAAVEGVQVLGGYGYCREYPMERHMRDAKITQIYEGTNEIMRIVIANNVLKGK
- a CDS encoding enoyl-CoA hydratase/isomerase family protein; this encodes MTFNNILLDIQEGIATISINRPKALNALNPEVVEELGEAFRQIAKNKEVRAVILTGTGDKAFVAGADIATMAKMNPMEAKRFSASGHEVLFAMEALEIPIIAAVNGFALGGGTEIAMACDFIYASEKAKFGQPEINLGIIPGFGGTQRLARLVGKGLAKEMCLTGEMITAQQAKEIGMVNKVFPPEELMGQAQKTAKLMASKSRAALRAVKQAMNRGFDVDLRNGCAMEVDAFAIAFTSSDAKEGLTAFLEKRQPEFKGEI
- a CDS encoding acetyl-CoA C-acetyltransferase, with protein sequence MKEVVIVSAARTPVGRFGGTLKEIPAVKLGVVAVQEALKRAQVSPGQVDEVILGNVLQAGLGQNPARQVVIHAGIPQEVPATTINKVCASGLKSVMMAAQAIKAGDADIVVAGGMESMSMAPYALRQARWGARMGNGELVDLMIYDGLTDVFGQVHMGLTAEKVAEQFSITREDQDRLSLRSQQNAQKALAEGRFKEEIIPVPIPQRKGDPILFNTDEHPRATTLEDLAKLKPAFKKDGTVTAGNASGINDGGAAFVVMSLDKAKEMGLQPLAFVRSYATAGVDPWIMGTGPIPASKKALEKAGLSAKDLDLIEANEAFAAQAVAVNRAMGWDPEKVNVNGGAVAIGHPIGASGARILVTLLYEMIKRQSALGLATLCVGGGMGAALILERK